The proteins below come from a single Thermopolyspora flexuosa genomic window:
- a CDS encoding MarR family winged helix-turn-helix transcriptional regulator: METVEEAAEKALEKAPEKAVAEPAERGGLAAALAASLGALLRRVYAEVTAAALRDDPRVRDFVVLDTLADQDADSQHELAERLGINRTIMVGLVDRLERAGHVVRTRNPADRRSYLLSITPAGRAARDELGRAVAERDARLTAALTPAERQRLTELLGRLLPEPEPLPAVAYLVAQAHYRLRRRGDALLAGTGLRTRHFGAMAALETLAPCSQQQFARQINVSEPAAVPIVEELVRLGLVTRGRDPRDRRRYALELTDLGRARLGFLRDTVNRMQAEVLGLLGPDGERELRALLAKLLAGPR, translated from the coding sequence GTGGAGACGGTGGAGGAGGCCGCGGAGAAGGCCCTGGAGAAGGCCCCGGAGAAGGCCGTGGCGGAGCCCGCGGAGCGGGGCGGCCTCGCCGCGGCGCTGGCCGCGTCCCTCGGCGCGCTGCTGCGCCGGGTCTACGCCGAGGTCACCGCCGCGGCGCTGCGCGACGACCCGCGCGTCCGCGACTTCGTCGTGCTCGACACGCTCGCCGACCAGGACGCCGACTCGCAGCACGAGCTCGCCGAGCGGCTCGGCATCAACCGCACGATCATGGTCGGGCTGGTCGACCGCCTGGAGCGCGCCGGCCACGTGGTGCGCACCCGCAACCCCGCCGACCGCCGCTCGTACCTGCTGTCCATCACCCCCGCGGGCCGCGCGGCCCGGGACGAGCTGGGCCGGGCGGTCGCCGAGCGCGACGCCCGCCTCACCGCCGCGCTCACCCCCGCCGAGCGGCAACGCCTCACCGAGCTGCTCGGCCGCCTGCTGCCCGAGCCCGAGCCGCTGCCCGCCGTCGCCTACCTCGTCGCCCAGGCCCACTACCGGCTGCGCCGCCGCGGCGACGCGCTGCTCGCCGGAACCGGCCTGCGCACCCGCCACTTCGGCGCCATGGCCGCCCTCGAGACGCTCGCCCCCTGCTCCCAGCAGCAATTCGCCCGGCAGATCAACGTCTCCGAGCCCGCCGCCGTGCCGATCGTCGAGGAGCTGGTACGGCTCGGCCTGGTCACCCGCGGCCGGGACCCGCGCGACCGCCGCCGCTACGCGCTCGAGCTGACCGACCTCGGCCGGGCCCGCCTGGGCTTCCTCCGCGACACGGTGAACCGCATGCAGGCCGAGGTCCTCGGCCTGCTCGGCCCCGACGGGGAACGCGAGCTACGCGCCCTGCTGGCCAAGCTCCTCGCCGGTCCGCGCTGA
- a CDS encoding DUF6542 domain-containing protein produces the protein MGARVRLTARGAIALIFVVTLVACVTGAPAVIGIAFIAACVTAVLFINPRQLLTLVVTPPLIYFIAMLVNELLRSLGAASFLQAFGLGMFTSLSGGAPWLFAGTALVLVLAWFRGLPANVRALRDELRAAKAPRGERPSRPRRPGDRPRPGRTGRDGGPGMPRPRRTGPDGYAPEPEGYFEPRVYGKPRGDRSARTGEELGQQGA, from the coding sequence GTGGGAGCGCGGGTCAGGCTGACGGCACGCGGGGCGATCGCGCTGATCTTCGTCGTCACCCTCGTCGCCTGCGTCACCGGGGCCCCGGCGGTGATCGGCATCGCGTTCATCGCGGCCTGCGTGACGGCGGTGCTCTTCATCAACCCACGCCAGCTGCTCACCCTCGTCGTCACCCCGCCGCTGATCTACTTCATCGCGATGCTCGTCAACGAGCTGCTGCGCTCGCTGGGGGCGGCGTCGTTCCTCCAGGCGTTCGGCCTGGGCATGTTCACCTCGCTGTCGGGCGGGGCGCCGTGGCTGTTCGCGGGGACGGCGCTCGTCCTCGTCCTCGCCTGGTTCCGCGGCCTGCCCGCCAACGTGCGCGCGCTGCGCGACGAGCTGCGCGCGGCCAAGGCGCCGCGCGGCGAGCGGCCGTCGCGTCCCCGGCGGCCGGGCGACCGGCCGCGGCCGGGCCGTACCGGGCGGGACGGCGGGCCGGGCATGCCGCGACCCCGCCGTACCGGGCCGGACGGGTACGCACCCGAGCCCGAGGGCTACTTCGAGCCCCGCGTGTACGGCAAGCCCCGCGGCGACCGGTCAGCGCGGACCGGCGAGGAGCTTGGCCAGCAGGGCGCGTAG